From one Orcinus orca chromosome 10, mOrcOrc1.1, whole genome shotgun sequence genomic stretch:
- the LOC117200592 gene encoding chloride intracellular channel protein 5-like produces MQTYSGLPAKGSTKSTSMNDEDYSTIYDRIQKERAYEDSDQPAEDKGPLYNDVHEDLKAEANLYATELETHGYGSAAIYAVVGQESTSASFQRETGEYLLPEKVYPEAQHPQPGEPQENGSEMEADPTSPSSFTIQHSRAFSTSEDSPTSYSADDVSEENESASTNPEVNLFVKLHPFWYLDLRILAALTF; encoded by the coding sequence ACCTACTCAGGTCTGCCTGCAAAAGGATCCACCAAATCAACAAGCATGAATGATGAAGACTACAGCACCATCTATGACAGAATCCAAAAAGAGAGGGCATATGAGGATTCAGACCAGCCAGCAGAAGACAAAGGTCCCCTTTACAATGATGTCCATGAAGACTTGAAGGCAGAAGCCAATTTATATGCCACTGAGTTGGAAACCCATGGGTACGGCTCTGCGGCCATTTATGCTGTTGTTGGTCAGGAGAGCACCTCAGCCTCTTTTCAACGAGAAACAGGAGAATACCTCCTGCCTGAAAAAGTATACCCTGAGGCTCAGCATCCTCAACCTGGGGAGCCCCAGGAGAATGGAAGTGAGATGGAAGCAGATCCGACTTCTCCTTCCAGCTTCACCATCCAGCACAGCAGAGCCTTCTCCACCAGCGAGGACTCCCCTACCAGCTATTCTGCTGATGatgtttcagaagaaaatgaatcagCTTCCACTAACCCTGAGGTTAACCTCTTTGTGAAG